Genomic segment of Tomitella fengzijianii:
GCTTCGCGCGAGTACTGCGCGCGGCGGGAGTGCCCGTGGGCACCGACGCCGCCGACCGCTACGTGCGCGCGCTGGGGGCGGTGGAGCTGGCCGACCGGCGTCAGGTCTACTGGGCGGGTCGCGCCGCACTGTGCCGGGGCCCCGAGGACATCCCCGTCTACGACCTGGCCTTCCAAAGCTGGTTCGGTGACGCTCCCCCGCCCGTCGCGGCGCGCGGCGGGCGCGTCCGCGAGGCCCGGATCGCCGGGCTCTCCCCCGCGTCCCGGGGCAGCGCCGACCGGAGGGACGACGCCGACGGGGACGCGCTGCACGTCGCGGCCGGCGACGCCGAGATCCTGCGCCACCGCGACATCGCGGAGCTGACCGCGGCCGAGCGTGCCCACCTGGACCGGATGCTGGCCGGGCTGCGCGTCGCACCGCCGACGCGGCCCGCCCTGCGCCGGCGGCCCTCCCGCACGGGCCCGGTGGACCCCCGCCGCACGCTGCGGCGCACCCTCGCCGCCGGGGGCGAGCCCGTCCGGCCGGACCACCATCGGCGCGCCCGCCGCCCGCGGCGCGTGGTGCTGCTGATCGACGTCTCGGGTTCGATGGGGCCGTACGCCGACACGCTGCTGCGCTTCGCGCACGCGGTCGCACACGGGCGGACCGCCCGCGGCGGCCGCACCGACACCGAGGTGTTCTCACTGGGCACCCGCCTCACCAGGCTCACCCGCGCGATGCGCTCACGCGATCCGGAGACGGCATTGGCCGCGGCGGGCCGCGCCGTCCCCGACTGGGCTGGCGGCACCCGGCTGGGCGAAACGCTCGGCGTCTTCCTCGACAGGCACGGACGCCGCGGCCTGGCCCGGGGTGCGACGGTGGTCGTTTTCTCCGACGGATGGGAACGCGGCGACGCCTCCCTGCTGGGAGACCAGGTGGCCCTGCTCCACCGGCTCGCCCACGCGATCATCTGGGTCAACCCGCACGCGGGCGCTGCGGGCTACCGGCCCGTCCAGTCCGGGATGGCGGCCGCCCTGCCGCACGTGGACCGACTTCTGGCCGGGCACAGCCTGGCCACCCTGCAGCGGCTGCTCGTGGAGGTGCGTGATGCGTGACGTGATGGACGAACTGGACCGGCGGTACCGCGCGGGCGAGCCGGTGGGCCTGGGCACCGTGGTGGGCACCTTCAGCTCGTCGCCGCGCGATCCGGGCGCA
This window contains:
- a CDS encoding vWA domain-containing protein gives rise to the protein MGCEGRSAEPLAGAVGFARVLRAAGVPVGTDAADRYVRALGAVELADRRQVYWAGRAALCRGPEDIPVYDLAFQSWFGDAPPPVAARGGRVREARIAGLSPASRGSADRRDDADGDALHVAAGDAEILRHRDIAELTAAERAHLDRMLAGLRVAPPTRPALRRRPSRTGPVDPRRTLRRTLAAGGEPVRPDHHRRARRPRRVVLLIDVSGSMGPYADTLLRFAHAVAHGRTARGGRTDTEVFSLGTRLTRLTRAMRSRDPETALAAAGRAVPDWAGGTRLGETLGVFLDRHGRRGLARGATVVVFSDGWERGDASLLGDQVALLHRLAHAIIWVNPHAGAAGYRPVQSGMAAALPHVDRLLAGHSLATLQRLLVEVRDA